One genomic window of Streptomonospora nanhaiensis includes the following:
- the meaB gene encoding methylmalonyl Co-A mutase-associated GTPase MeaB, whose product MSPRRIDLDSYAEGVLAGHRPTLARAITLVESRRADHAELAQELLVRLLPHSGKAHRVGITGVPGVGKSTFIDALGTRLTGAGHRVAVLAVDPSSTRTGGSILGDKTRMARLSVDPSAFVRPSPTAGTLGGVARATRETMVLMEAAGFDVVLVETVGVGQSEVAVANMVDCFAFLTLARTGDQLQGIKKGVLELVDLVAVNKADGPYESDARKAARELARALRLLQPVHPAWRPPVLTCSGLTGQGLDAFWQAVLDHRRALEDAGEFAERRSRQQVDWMWAQVRDRLMDRLRRDPRVRAEAPGLEAAVRAGDLTATLAAERLLADFTGGDRSATRTPGHPPGGAAPGRG is encoded by the coding sequence GTGAGCCCGCGCCGCATCGACCTCGACTCCTACGCCGAGGGCGTCCTGGCCGGGCACCGCCCCACGCTGGCCCGCGCCATCACCCTGGTGGAGTCGCGCCGGGCCGACCACGCCGAGCTGGCCCAGGAGCTGCTGGTGCGCCTGCTGCCGCACAGCGGCAAGGCGCACCGGGTGGGGATCACCGGGGTGCCCGGCGTGGGCAAGTCCACCTTCATCGACGCGCTGGGCACCCGGCTCACCGGCGCGGGCCACCGGGTGGCGGTGCTGGCCGTGGACCCCTCCTCCACCCGCACCGGCGGCAGCATCCTCGGCGACAAGACCCGCATGGCGCGGCTGTCGGTCGACCCGTCGGCGTTCGTGCGGCCCTCGCCCACGGCGGGCACGCTGGGCGGGGTGGCCCGCGCCACCCGCGAGACCATGGTGCTGATGGAGGCCGCGGGGTTCGACGTCGTCCTGGTCGAGACCGTCGGCGTGGGCCAGTCCGAGGTCGCGGTCGCCAACATGGTCGACTGCTTCGCCTTCCTCACCCTGGCCCGCACCGGCGACCAGCTCCAGGGCATCAAAAAGGGCGTGCTGGAACTCGTGGACCTGGTGGCCGTGAACAAGGCCGACGGCCCCTACGAATCCGACGCCCGCAAGGCCGCCCGCGAGCTGGCGCGGGCGCTGCGGCTGCTGCAGCCCGTGCACCCCGCGTGGCGGCCGCCGGTGCTCACCTGCAGCGGCCTCACCGGCCAGGGCCTCGACGCCTTCTGGCAGGCGGTGCTGGACCACCGCCGCGCGCTGGAGGACGCCGGGGAGTTCGCCGAGCGGCGCAGCCGCCAGCAGGTCGACTGGATGTGGGCGCAGGTACGCGACCGCCTCATGGACCGCCTGCGGCGCGACCCCCGGGTGCGCGCCGAAGCCCCCGGGCTGGAGGCCGCGGTGCGCGCCGGCGACCTCACCGCCACACTCGCCGCCGAACGCCTCCTCGCCGACTTCACCGGCGGTGACCGCTCCGCCACCCGGACACCCGGCCATCCGCCCGGCGGCGCCGCCCCCGGGCGAGGATGA
- the scpA gene encoding methylmalonyl-CoA mutase yields the protein MIPDFSRIGPGTTGPGPGPDGASAWARAVEDATGKGPDALVWETPEGIGVKPLYTPADRAGLDFVHTYPGIAPYLRGPYPTMYVNQPWTIRQYAGFSTAEESNAFYRRNLAAGQKGLSVAFDLATHRGYDSDHPRVAGDVGMAGVAIDSIYDMRQLFDGIPLDRMSVSMTMNGAVLPVLALYIVAAEEQGVPPEKLSGTIQNDILKEFMVRNTYIYPPQPSMRIISDIFAFTSQRMPRFNSISISGYHMQEAGATADLELAYTLADGVEYIRAGRRAGLDVDSFAPRLSFFWAIGMNFFMEVAKLRAARLLWSRLVAGFGAANPKSLSLRTHSQTSGWSLTAQDVFNNVVRTCVEAMAATQGHTQSLHTNALDEALALPTDFSARIARNTQLVLQQESGTTRVIDPWGGSAYVERLTHELAERAWAHITEVEQAGGMAQAIDAGIPKMRIEEAAARTQARIDSGRQPVIGVNKYRPDTHDEIEVLRVDNSRVRAEQLAKLERLRAERDDSAVAAALDRLSAAAAAESRGDSLDHNLLAAAVDAARAKATVGEISAAVERVFGRHSGQVRTIQGVYRDEAGSSADTEAAMSALADRVRRFEEHEGRRPRILVAKMGQDGHDRGQKVIATAFADLGFDVDVGPLFQTPAEVAAQAAEADVHVVGVSSLAAGHLTLVPALRAELEALDRADIMIVVGGVIPPADHQALYGSGAAAIFPPGTVIAEAAAGLLDRLETELGHGS from the coding sequence ACACCCGAGGGCATCGGCGTCAAACCGCTCTACACCCCCGCCGACCGCGCCGGGCTCGACTTCGTCCACACCTACCCCGGCATCGCGCCCTACCTGCGCGGGCCCTACCCCACCATGTACGTCAACCAGCCGTGGACCATCCGCCAGTACGCGGGGTTCTCCACGGCCGAGGAGTCCAACGCCTTCTACCGGCGCAACCTCGCCGCCGGGCAGAAGGGCCTGTCGGTGGCCTTCGACCTCGCCACCCACCGCGGCTACGACTCCGACCACCCGCGCGTGGCCGGCGACGTCGGCATGGCCGGGGTGGCCATCGACTCCATTTACGACATGCGGCAGCTCTTCGACGGCATCCCGCTCGACCGCATGAGCGTGTCCATGACCATGAACGGCGCCGTGCTGCCGGTGCTGGCGCTCTACATCGTGGCGGCCGAGGAGCAGGGCGTGCCGCCCGAGAAGCTGTCGGGGACCATCCAGAACGACATCCTCAAGGAGTTCATGGTCCGCAACACCTACATCTACCCGCCGCAGCCCTCGATGCGGATCATCTCCGACATCTTCGCCTTCACCTCCCAGCGCATGCCGCGCTTCAACTCCATCTCGATCTCCGGCTACCACATGCAGGAGGCGGGGGCCACGGCCGACCTGGAGCTGGCCTACACCCTGGCCGACGGTGTCGAGTACATCCGCGCGGGCCGCCGCGCCGGGCTCGACGTCGACTCCTTCGCGCCGCGGCTGTCGTTCTTCTGGGCCATCGGCATGAACTTCTTCATGGAGGTCGCCAAGCTGCGGGCGGCGCGGCTGCTGTGGTCGCGCCTGGTGGCCGGATTCGGCGCCGCCAACCCCAAGTCGCTGTCGCTGCGCACGCACTCCCAGACCTCCGGCTGGTCGCTGACCGCCCAGGACGTCTTCAACAACGTCGTGCGCACCTGTGTCGAGGCCATGGCCGCCACCCAGGGCCACACCCAGTCGCTGCACACCAACGCCCTCGACGAGGCGCTGGCCCTGCCCACCGACTTCTCCGCCCGCATCGCCCGCAACACCCAGCTGGTGCTCCAGCAGGAGTCCGGCACCACGCGCGTCATCGACCCCTGGGGCGGCAGCGCCTACGTCGAACGCCTCACCCACGAGCTGGCCGAACGCGCCTGGGCGCACATCACCGAGGTCGAGCAGGCCGGCGGCATGGCCCAGGCCATCGACGCCGGCATCCCCAAGATGCGCATCGAGGAGGCCGCCGCCCGCACCCAGGCGCGCATCGACTCCGGGCGCCAGCCGGTCATCGGCGTGAACAAGTACCGGCCCGACACCCACGACGAGATCGAGGTCCTGCGGGTCGACAACTCCCGGGTGCGCGCCGAGCAGCTGGCCAAGCTGGAGCGGCTGCGCGCCGAGCGCGACGACTCCGCCGTGGCCGCGGCGCTGGACCGCCTCTCCGCCGCGGCGGCCGCGGAGTCCCGCGGCGACAGCCTCGACCACAACCTGCTGGCCGCCGCGGTCGACGCCGCGCGGGCCAAGGCCACCGTCGGCGAGATCTCCGCCGCCGTCGAACGCGTCTTCGGGCGCCACTCCGGGCAGGTCCGTACCATCCAGGGTGTGTACCGCGACGAAGCCGGGTCCTCCGCCGACACCGAGGCCGCCATGTCCGCCCTGGCCGACCGGGTCCGCCGCTTCGAGGAGCACGAGGGCCGCCGCCCCCGCATCCTGGTCGCCAAGATGGGCCAGGACGGCCACGACCGCGGCCAGAAGGTGATCGCCACCGCGTTCGCCGACCTCGGCTTCGACGTCGACGTCGGCCCGCTGTTCCAGACCCCCGCCGAGGTCGCCGCCCAGGCGGCCGAGGCCGACGTCCACGTCGTGGGCGTGTCCTCGCTGGCGGCCGGGCACCTCACCCTGGTGCCGGCGCTGCGCGCCGAGCTGGAGGCCCTGGACCGCGCCGACATCATGATCGTGGTGGGCGGGGTCATCCCGCCGGCCGACCACCAGGCCCTCTACGGCTCCGGGGCCGCGGCGATCTTCCCGCCCGGCACCGTCATCGCCGAGGCCGCGGCCGGCCTCCTCGACCGCCTCGAAACCGAGCTGGGCCACGGGTCGTGA